In Vibrio hippocampi, a single genomic region encodes these proteins:
- the prc gene encoding carboxy terminal-processing peptidase, protein MKCRSKVSLVAASLWLAAFSAQALDAKYQKSDIPKLAPETQHETASKRVTSRFTRSHYKHFTLDDEFSKAIFNRYVEMLDYNRNVFTQADIDSFAPWSVQLDDQLKAGNNQIAFDVYNLSMQKRYDRFVYALSLLDKEMKFNIDESITIDRSESPWAKNQAELDELWRKRVKYDALNLKLAGKDWEEIKTTLSKRYNNAIKRLMQSHNEDAFQVYMNAFAREVDPHTSYLSPRNAEQFQSEMNLSLEGIGAVLQLTDDYTVIRSLVTGGPASKSNELGEGDKIIGVGQDGEDIVDVIGWRLDDVVQLIKGPKGTKVKLEVLSEGKDAQARVVEIVRDKIRLEDRAVKSEVIEKDGKKIGVLEVPSFYVGLSKETEKLIAELKQQKVDGIIVDLRNNGGGALTEANALSGLFIESGPIVQVRDSYGRVNVNSDTGGEISYDGPMTVLINRYSASASEIFAAAMQDYGRAIILGENSFGKGTVQQHRSLNHIYDLFDKELGYVQYTIQKFYRIDGGSTQNKGVVPDIPYPTPIAASETGESVEDNALPWDQIDRADYKVLRRNDDLIAALNSKHAQRIKSDMEFGFIEQDIKRYASEKNDQTISLNLATRQAQSDKTEQLNLERVNARQKALGKEVFKTVDDIPKDYEQPDPYLDESVAIMLDMLNS, encoded by the coding sequence ATGAAGTGCCGTTCAAAAGTATCATTAGTAGCTGCTAGCCTTTGGCTAGCAGCCTTTTCTGCTCAAGCTCTCGATGCCAAATATCAAAAGAGTGATATTCCCAAATTGGCTCCAGAAACTCAGCATGAAACCGCCAGTAAGCGAGTGACCTCTCGTTTTACTCGATCCCACTATAAACACTTCACTCTTGATGACGAGTTTTCAAAAGCGATTTTCAATCGTTATGTTGAAATGCTCGACTACAATCGAAACGTTTTCACCCAAGCCGATATCGATAGCTTTGCCCCTTGGTCAGTTCAACTGGATGACCAACTAAAAGCAGGTAACAACCAGATTGCGTTTGATGTTTACAATCTGTCGATGCAGAAGCGTTACGATCGTTTTGTCTATGCATTGTCATTACTTGATAAAGAAATGAAGTTTAATATCGATGAATCAATAACGATTGACCGTTCAGAAAGCCCTTGGGCGAAGAATCAAGCGGAACTTGATGAGTTATGGCGAAAGCGAGTTAAGTATGATGCTTTGAACTTGAAACTTGCTGGCAAAGATTGGGAAGAGATCAAAACAACACTGAGCAAACGCTATAACAATGCCATTAAGCGTTTGATGCAATCTCACAACGAAGATGCTTTCCAAGTGTATATGAATGCGTTCGCTCGTGAAGTTGATCCACATACCAGTTATCTATCACCAAGAAATGCGGAGCAGTTCCAATCTGAGATGAACTTGTCTCTGGAAGGGATTGGTGCCGTACTTCAGTTGACTGACGACTATACCGTAATTCGCTCTCTCGTAACCGGAGGTCCGGCTTCTAAGAGTAATGAATTAGGGGAAGGTGACAAGATCATCGGTGTTGGTCAAGACGGCGAAGATATCGTCGATGTGATTGGCTGGCGTTTAGATGATGTTGTTCAGTTAATTAAGGGACCGAAAGGGACCAAAGTGAAACTGGAAGTGCTCTCTGAAGGCAAAGATGCCCAAGCTCGCGTGGTGGAAATTGTTCGAGATAAGATCCGTCTTGAAGATCGAGCCGTCAAATCTGAAGTCATTGAGAAAGATGGCAAGAAGATAGGCGTACTTGAGGTACCAAGTTTCTACGTTGGTTTGTCGAAAGAGACCGAGAAGCTGATTGCTGAACTTAAGCAGCAAAAAGTAGATGGTATTATCGTTGATCTGCGAAACAACGGCGGTGGTGCATTGACAGAAGCCAATGCCTTGTCTGGTTTGTTTATCGAGAGTGGTCCAATTGTTCAGGTTCGTGATAGCTATGGCAGAGTCAACGTCAACAGTGATACCGGCGGTGAAATTAGCTATGACGGTCCGATGACGGTGTTAATCAACCGCTATAGTGCCTCGGCATCGGAAATTTTTGCAGCGGCGATGCAAGACTATGGTCGTGCCATTATCTTAGGTGAAAACTCCTTTGGTAAAGGTACGGTACAGCAGCATCGTTCATTGAATCATATCTATGATCTTTTCGATAAAGAGCTGGGTTATGTGCAATACACTATTCAGAAGTTCTATCGCATTGACGGTGGTAGCACTCAGAACAAAGGTGTTGTACCAGATATTCCATACCCAACTCCTATTGCCGCATCGGAAACTGGTGAAAGCGTCGAAGACAATGCGCTTCCTTGGGATCAAATTGATAGAGCCGATTACAAGGTGTTACGCCGTAACGATGATTTAATTGCTGCATTGAACAGCAAGCATGCACAGCGTATTAAGTCTGACATGGAATTTGGTTTTATTGAGCAAGATATCAAGAGATATGCTTCCGAAAAGAATGACCAAACGATTTCACTTAATTTAGCGACTCGACAGGCGCAAAGTGATAAAACGGAACAACTTAACCTAGAGCGTGTTAACGCGAGACAAAAAGCACTAGGTAAAGAAGTATTTAAAACCGTTGACGATATTCCAAAAGACTATGAGCAGCCAGATCCCTACTTAGATGAGTCTGTTGCCATTATGCTAGACATGCTAAACAGCTAA
- the proQ gene encoding RNA chaperone ProQ gives MENTEKLKNSKEIIAYIAECFPKCFTVEGEAKPLKIGIFQDLAERLKDDEKVSKTQLRAALRQYTSSWRYLHGVKADAVRVDLDGNECGALEAEHVEHAQATLAESKAKVAARRKEQAAKAREEAKAKKPKTAKPQARKPQNSAKNTAKVNKPVETRALNADEMIVGKQVNVNMGKGNMAATIVEINKEDVRVQLVNGLQMVVKAEHLRA, from the coding sequence ATGGAAAACACTGAGAAGTTGAAAAACAGCAAAGAAATTATCGCTTACATTGCTGAATGTTTCCCTAAATGCTTTACTGTAGAAGGTGAGGCAAAGCCATTAAAGATTGGTATCTTTCAAGATCTTGCCGAACGTCTGAAAGATGATGAGAAAGTCAGCAAGACTCAACTGCGTGCAGCGTTAAGACAGTACACTTCTTCTTGGCGTTATCTGCACGGTGTAAAAGCGGATGCGGTTCGTGTTGACCTTGATGGTAATGAATGTGGTGCTTTAGAAGCGGAACACGTTGAACACGCTCAAGCGACGCTAGCAGAAAGCAAAGCAAAAGTTGCTGCTCGCCGTAAGGAACAAGCGGCTAAAGCACGCGAAGAAGCGAAAGCGAAGAAGCCAAAAACAGCTAAGCCTCAAGCTCGCAAGCCACAAAACAGCGCTAAAAACACAGCTAAAGTAAACAAGCCGGTGGAAACGCGTGCACTGAATGCTGATGAAATGATCGTAGGCAAGCAGGTAAACGTAAACATGGGTAAAGGCAACATGGCTGCGACCATTGTTGAAATCAATAAGGAAGATGTGCGCGTTCAGCTAGTAAATGGCCTTCAAATGGTTGTTAAAGCGGAGCACCTGCGCGCATAA
- a CDS encoding GAF domain-containing protein, producing the protein MNLENYQRLTRQAVALIESESDFIANLSNVSALLNMELDDLNWVGFYLMKDGELVLGPFQGKPACVRIPVGRGVCGTAVATNEVQRIEDVHAFEGHIACDAASNSELVIPFTVTGLTGDNVTGVLDIDSPSLSRFSEIDEIGLSNLMKSVEKVLNSHTNRD; encoded by the coding sequence ATGAACCTAGAAAATTATCAACGATTAACCCGCCAAGCGGTTGCACTTATTGAATCTGAATCGGATTTCATTGCGAACCTCTCTAATGTTAGTGCTTTGCTTAATATGGAACTAGACGACTTAAACTGGGTAGGCTTTTACTTGATGAAAGACGGGGAATTAGTCCTTGGTCCATTTCAGGGTAAGCCAGCATGCGTGCGAATTCCAGTTGGACGCGGAGTCTGTGGTACAGCGGTAGCGACCAACGAAGTTCAACGTATTGAGGATGTGCACGCTTTTGAAGGTCATATTGCTTGTGATGCAGCCAGTAATTCAGAACTAGTGATCCCGTTTACGGTGACTGGATTGACTGGTGATAACGTCACCGGCGTACTTGATATTGATAGTCCGTCATTGTCACGGTTTTCGGAAATTGACGAAATTGGTCTGAGCAACTTGATGAAATCGGTAGAAAAGGTGCTTAATTCCCATACAAACAGGGATTAA
- a CDS encoding ABC transporter ATP-binding protein codes for MTNSKDTISRSWLITQAKKHKPRLIGANIIAIIATLISVPIPLLMPLMVDEVLLNQPGTGLDYMNHLLPTGWQTPIGYIVLTLLLVIFMRTASQALNILQGRQFTLVSKTITYQMRCKMIDKLGRISIKQYETRGSGGINAHLITDIETIDQFIGSTLSKFIISLLTVIGTAIVLLWLEWRLGLFILLVNPIVVYFSRKLGGMVKHLKRRENHAFEIFQNRLVETLDGIYQLRAANRERDFLEQLKSQANDVRANADKYAWQSEAAGRVSFLLFLIGFELFRAIAMVMVLFSDLTIGQIFAVFGYLWFMLGPVQELLGIQFSWYSAKAALGRINTLLDLEEEPRPISQVNPFSSQRQVDVEVKNVSFAYDGDKQVLNNLNLTIPAGKKVALVGASGGGKSTLIQLLIGVYQQSQGKLLFNGCDSNEIGFEIIRNKIAVVLQQPILFNDSLKHNLTLGKSYDNITIWNALKVAQLQDVTDQLTEGLETQIGRNGIRLSGGQRQRLAIARMILSDPQFVILDEATSALDTATEAALHKALSEFLHNRTTLIVAHRLSAVKQADLIYVLEDGQVSQSGTHNELVETQGLYQTLYGNIQSAS; via the coding sequence ATGACAAATTCAAAGGATACTATTAGCCGTTCGTGGTTGATAACACAAGCAAAAAAACACAAGCCTCGTCTTATTGGGGCGAATATCATCGCTATTATCGCCACATTAATCAGTGTTCCTATCCCACTTTTGATGCCGTTGATGGTGGATGAAGTGTTGCTCAATCAACCCGGCACTGGGCTGGATTACATGAATCATCTGTTGCCTACTGGCTGGCAAACGCCCATTGGCTACATCGTGTTGACCCTGTTATTGGTCATCTTTATGCGTACTGCTAGCCAAGCACTTAATATTTTGCAGGGTCGTCAATTTACCCTTGTGTCTAAAACGATCACCTATCAAATGCGCTGCAAAATGATCGACAAACTCGGTCGTATCAGCATTAAGCAGTACGAAACACGCGGCAGTGGCGGTATCAATGCACATTTGATCACAGACATCGAAACCATCGATCAATTCATCGGTTCGACCTTAAGCAAATTCATTATCAGCCTATTAACGGTTATTGGTACTGCGATTGTTTTGTTATGGCTTGAGTGGCGACTGGGTTTATTCATTTTGCTCGTCAACCCTATCGTGGTTTACTTCTCGCGCAAACTAGGTGGCATGGTTAAACACCTAAAACGACGAGAAAACCACGCGTTTGAAATATTCCAAAACCGTTTGGTTGAAACCCTTGACGGTATCTATCAACTTCGAGCTGCCAATCGCGAACGTGACTTTCTTGAACAGTTAAAGTCCCAAGCTAACGATGTGAGAGCCAATGCCGATAAATATGCGTGGCAATCCGAAGCGGCTGGGCGAGTCTCTTTTCTACTATTTTTGATTGGTTTTGAGTTATTTCGTGCTATCGCGATGGTCATGGTTCTGTTTAGCGACCTGACCATCGGTCAAATTTTCGCAGTCTTTGGCTATCTTTGGTTTATGCTCGGTCCAGTACAAGAACTACTCGGCATCCAATTTTCTTGGTACAGCGCAAAGGCGGCGTTAGGTCGTATCAACACCTTGCTCGATCTCGAAGAAGAGCCACGCCCTATCAGCCAAGTCAATCCTTTTTCATCGCAACGACAAGTAGATGTAGAGGTAAAAAATGTTTCATTTGCTTATGATGGTGATAAACAGGTACTCAACAACCTAAATCTCACCATACCTGCTGGCAAAAAAGTCGCCCTTGTTGGTGCGAGTGGCGGAGGAAAATCAACCCTGATTCAACTGCTGATTGGCGTCTATCAACAAAGTCAGGGCAAACTTTTGTTTAATGGTTGTGACAGCAATGAGATAGGCTTTGAAATAATCAGAAATAAAATTGCTGTTGTTTTACAACAACCTATACTGTTTAATGACTCGCTTAAACATAACCTGACGCTGGGTAAGTCGTACGATAACATTACGATTTGGAATGCACTTAAAGTCGCTCAACTTCAAGATGTCACGGATCAGTTAACTGAGGGATTAGAGACTCAGATTGGTCGCAACGGAATTCGCTTATCTGGTGGGCAAAGACAGCGCCTTGCTATTGCGCGTATGATTCTAAGTGATCCACAATTTGTGATACTTGATGAAGCTACCTCAGCGCTAGATACGGCGACGGAGGCGGCGTTGCACAAAGCATTAAGCGAATTTTTACACAATCGCACCACCCTGATCGTGGCGCATAGATTATCGGCAGTGAAACAAGCGGATTTGATTTATGTGCTTGAAGACGGCCAAGTTTCGCAATCAGGGACACACAATGAACTCGTTGAAACACAAGGGCTTTACCAAACCTTATATGGAAATATTCAGTCAGCAAGTTAG
- a CDS encoding paraquat-inducible protein A, translating to MTDLALETKNGVRLCHCCDLAIDIVPIEEGQSANCPRCGSQLYQHQNQTKRINGNLALAITCLILLIPAQYFDFITIRLVGVKIEGTLWQSVVALYQEGYLSLAILTFLCHTLAPILMCSSIFAAHIAIRYRLTRLFKWSMTILNPIKHWVMLDVFLFSLAISCFKLQDYSDIYIGKGLYCLVILQVVTVLLLSRINVRRYWEVWQPEHSVESGQHAVHCYHCHLSQQHAEICTRCGHKLHYRMPNSVQKTWAYLISASICLIPANLLPISILITNGQRLEDTIFSGVSGLIANDMLGIAIIIFTASIIVPVAKILGLGYLLLRIQFKQKGCSRTDVKLYRAIKWIGKWSMTDLFVIAIMLTLVDRGQVLNFTPGLGALAFGAVVVLTMFAAESLDPRLLWRYSEPFVSHDSDNVEK from the coding sequence ATGACTGATTTAGCCTTGGAAACTAAAAACGGGGTCCGTCTTTGTCACTGTTGTGATCTCGCGATCGACATTGTTCCGATTGAAGAGGGTCAAAGTGCCAACTGTCCCCGTTGCGGTTCGCAACTCTATCAGCACCAAAATCAAACGAAACGTATCAATGGTAACCTTGCTCTCGCCATTACTTGCTTAATCTTGTTGATCCCTGCGCAGTATTTTGACTTTATTACCATACGTTTGGTTGGCGTCAAAATTGAGGGAACCTTGTGGCAAAGCGTTGTTGCTTTATATCAAGAAGGCTATCTGAGCCTCGCCATATTGACTTTCCTGTGTCACACACTCGCCCCCATTTTGATGTGTAGCTCAATCTTCGCCGCCCATATCGCCATTCGTTATCGTTTAACTCGGCTGTTTAAGTGGTCTATGACGATTCTAAACCCAATCAAACACTGGGTTATGCTCGATGTATTTCTGTTTAGTTTGGCTATTTCTTGTTTTAAGCTGCAGGACTACTCGGATATCTATATTGGTAAGGGGCTCTATTGTTTAGTGATTTTACAGGTTGTCACTGTTCTGTTGTTGTCTCGCATTAACGTCCGTCGTTACTGGGAAGTTTGGCAGCCTGAGCACAGCGTTGAATCCGGTCAACATGCCGTTCACTGTTACCATTGCCATCTTTCGCAACAGCATGCCGAGATCTGCACTCGTTGTGGACATAAACTCCACTATCGTATGCCAAATTCAGTGCAGAAAACCTGGGCCTACTTAATCTCTGCCAGCATATGCTTGATCCCTGCAAACCTGCTCCCTATTTCTATCTTGATAACCAATGGACAACGGCTAGAGGATACCATCTTTTCCGGTGTCTCTGGTTTAATCGCCAACGATATGTTAGGGATCGCCATCATCATTTTTACCGCCAGTATTATCGTACCGGTTGCAAAAATTCTTGGCTTGGGATACCTACTATTACGCATCCAATTTAAACAAAAAGGCTGCAGTCGAACTGACGTAAAGCTTTACCGAGCAATCAAATGGATTGGTAAGTGGTCAATGACCGACCTGTTTGTTATCGCCATTATGTTAACCTTAGTCGACCGAGGCCAAGTGCTTAACTTTACGCCGGGTCTTGGCGCTTTGGCTTTTGGGGCGGTGGTCGTTCTGACGATGTTTGCCGCAGAAAGCCTTGACCCTCGTTTGCTTTGGCGATACAGCGAACCCTTTGTTTCCCATGATTCAGATAACGTTGAGAAGTAG
- a CDS encoding PqiB family protein — protein MSNDNQQQTVHAPNIHKERKLSPLWIIPILTMVLAGWLLVKAVHDSGQRVQIFFSDAQGLIAGRTTIRYQGLEVGMVRDINLSDDLGSIYVEADIYPEAEKLLGEDTKFWLVKPSASLSGISGLDALVSGNYVAIYPATQQDDSVKKFHALSAVPSELAVDDGLTVTLTARDLGGVSIGSKIVYRKIPVGKVYSYQLDDKAEQVIIKASIQKEFKHIITNQSRFWNVSGIGASVGFNGVDIRLESLSAILAGAIAVDSPDGGEPVKAGSEFKLYPNLKTAGRGIPITIALPDDNQVKPNGSPIMFRGIEIGQVNNLALNKERDSILASASIEPAFSDMLNQGTLFLLEEAKVSLSGVENLSNLVTGNFLTLVPGQGEKARDFVAIKQDELDRVQAKSIAIRLISDNSFGLEAGSKVLFKGIEVGSITNVELFEQQVVLDISVDIAYKDLIRSQNRFFVTGSATAELTKSGLNVTVPPAKQLLSGSISFVSEGSKTDRAEFPLFQTRSLAELAKSNSLGSMSVTLLASELPPVQENSPILYRNLQVGIVKNYQLTDSGVLINANIENRYKHLVTSNAVFWNRSGVEVDASLSGISVKAAPLKTLIDGGIAFDNLTGIENKVGKQWKLYRDFDSARKFGQSITLTTTTTDQTVRKGMAIQYQGIKVGEVMLTVPDFEQQRVEVTARILPEYAQRITKQGSYFWLVHPQIGLNGVKNLSALVSPYIAVEPGNGSSSKDFKLFDFKKLENGAEFTLQSEQRGSIKPGTPVFYRDIEVGRVTTVELGPFADRVITSIVIDKSYAYLVRANSVFWNVSGLNVDIGLSGAQIRAGTVDSLVRGGITFSTPEGTQLQPAAKAGQSFYLNAQGDPKWTQWRTAIPAP, from the coding sequence ATGAGTAACGACAATCAGCAACAAACTGTACACGCACCGAATATCCATAAAGAGCGCAAGCTTTCTCCTTTATGGATCATCCCCATCTTAACCATGGTGTTAGCAGGCTGGCTATTGGTCAAAGCAGTGCATGACTCTGGACAGCGAGTTCAGATATTTTTCTCAGATGCTCAGGGACTGATCGCTGGTCGCACGACGATTCGCTATCAAGGTCTCGAAGTCGGTATGGTGCGTGATATTAACCTATCTGACGATCTCGGCAGTATCTATGTTGAGGCTGATATCTACCCTGAAGCGGAGAAATTACTTGGCGAGGACACCAAGTTTTGGCTCGTCAAACCCTCCGCAAGTCTATCAGGGATCTCGGGGCTTGATGCTCTCGTGAGCGGCAATTATGTCGCGATCTATCCAGCGACCCAGCAAGATGATTCTGTGAAAAAATTCCATGCACTCAGCGCTGTGCCGTCCGAGTTGGCTGTCGATGACGGTCTTACCGTGACCTTAACCGCTCGAGATTTGGGTGGTGTCTCTATTGGTTCAAAGATCGTTTATCGCAAAATTCCGGTTGGTAAAGTGTACAGCTACCAACTTGATGATAAAGCCGAGCAAGTCATCATCAAAGCCTCTATCCAAAAAGAGTTCAAGCACATCATCACCAATCAAAGCCGTTTTTGGAATGTCAGTGGTATTGGGGCGAGTGTCGGTTTTAACGGCGTTGATATCAGACTCGAAAGTTTAAGTGCTATCTTGGCGGGGGCGATTGCTGTCGACTCCCCTGATGGTGGCGAACCCGTCAAAGCGGGAAGTGAATTTAAGCTCTATCCAAATCTAAAAACTGCGGGTCGCGGTATCCCGATCACGATTGCATTACCAGATGACAACCAAGTCAAGCCTAACGGTTCGCCGATCATGTTCCGAGGCATTGAAATTGGTCAGGTAAATAACCTCGCCCTAAATAAAGAAAGAGACTCGATTCTCGCCTCTGCCTCTATTGAGCCCGCATTCAGCGATATGCTCAATCAAGGGACGCTATTTCTGCTCGAAGAAGCCAAAGTGTCGCTCTCTGGAGTCGAAAATCTATCCAACCTTGTCACCGGTAATTTTCTTACCCTAGTTCCGGGACAAGGAGAAAAGGCGCGGGATTTTGTTGCGATTAAACAAGACGAACTTGACCGCGTGCAGGCTAAGTCTATTGCTATTCGATTAATTTCAGATAACTCATTCGGTCTAGAAGCCGGCAGTAAGGTGCTGTTCAAAGGGATCGAGGTAGGCTCTATTACTAATGTTGAGTTATTCGAACAACAAGTGGTGTTAGATATCTCCGTCGATATTGCCTACAAGGATCTGATCCGCTCTCAAAACCGCTTCTTTGTGACCGGTAGCGCAACGGCTGAGTTAACAAAATCCGGACTCAATGTCACCGTACCGCCAGCAAAGCAGCTATTAAGCGGCTCCATTAGCTTTGTCAGTGAAGGCAGCAAAACCGACCGAGCCGAGTTTCCTTTATTCCAAACTCGATCGCTTGCAGAGCTAGCAAAAAGTAATAGTCTAGGTTCGATGAGTGTCACACTGTTAGCCAGTGAATTACCTCCAGTGCAAGAAAATAGCCCTATCTTGTATCGCAACCTGCAGGTCGGCATTGTTAAGAATTATCAATTAACGGATAGCGGCGTCTTGATTAATGCCAATATCGAAAATCGTTACAAACACCTCGTTACGTCCAACGCCGTGTTTTGGAACCGCTCTGGTGTCGAAGTCGATGCCTCGCTTTCCGGCATTAGCGTTAAAGCAGCGCCGCTTAAAACGCTTATCGACGGTGGGATTGCTTTCGATAACCTGACAGGGATTGAAAACAAAGTCGGTAAACAATGGAAGCTGTATCGCGATTTTGATTCCGCAAGAAAATTTGGTCAATCCATCACGCTGACGACAACGACAACCGATCAGACCGTGCGCAAAGGCATGGCGATTCAATACCAAGGTATCAAGGTTGGCGAAGTCATGCTCACCGTACCCGACTTCGAACAACAACGTGTCGAAGTGACTGCGCGAATCCTACCCGAATACGCGCAAAGAATTACCAAACAAGGCAGCTATTTTTGGCTTGTTCATCCACAGATAGGGCTAAATGGGGTGAAAAATCTGTCGGCCTTAGTGTCTCCCTATATCGCGGTCGAACCGGGTAACGGCAGCAGCAGCAAAGACTTCAAGCTATTTGATTTTAAGAAATTAGAAAATGGGGCTGAATTTACCTTACAGAGTGAACAACGTGGTTCAATTAAGCCCGGCACTCCTGTGTTTTACCGTGATATTGAAGTCGGTCGGGTTACCACGGTCGAACTCGGTCCTTTCGCTGACCGAGTCATTACCAGCATAGTGATCGATAAAAGTTACGCTTATCTTGTCCGTGCCAACAGTGTGTTTTGGAATGTCTCAGGACTAAACGTCGATATTGGCCTGTCAGGCGCTCAAATTCGTGCTGGCACCGTTGACAGTCTTGTGCGAGGCGGCATTACTTTCTCAACACCTGAAGGTACCCAATTGCAACCTGCAGCCAAAGCCGGGCAATCCTTTTATCTCAACGCACAAGGTGACCCTAAGTGGACACAATGGCGCACAGCCATTCCCGCTCCGTAA
- the rsmF gene encoding 16S rRNA (cytosine(1407)-C(5))-methyltransferase RsmF, whose amino-acid sequence MHSNVYLPDDFLHHVESFLPSHLNMEDFLKACQSPLRKSIRVNTLKVSVADFKHRAESNGWTLTSIPWCNEGFWIDADESQVPLGNSAEHLAGLFYIQEASSMLPPAALFNQTQHHFEAVLDMAAAPGSKTTQIAACMNNEGILVANEYAASRVKVLHANVERCGVKNVAISNYDARVFGGWLPEQFDAILLDAPCSGEGTVRKDVDALKNWSKASTEAIAATQKDLIESAFHALKIGGELVYSTCALSPEENQHVAQHLLDTFAGAVEALPLNQLFSDADKACTEQGFLHVFPQIFDSEGFFIAKFRKLSSVPAPSVKKRLGKFPFAKLSNKASDDIAAQLQQTLGLSLPVESQLWQRDNDIWLFPTALEPMLGEFRFSRMGIKIAEQHKKGYRWQHQVATALASNPDALASDQVPQSVELTTADAREWFMGRDVRPEIIHSETTHPQTTNSGKGEVLVSYRGFIIGLGKWVGNRVKNGLPRELVRDKNLF is encoded by the coding sequence TTGCATTCAAACGTTTATCTCCCAGACGACTTTCTTCACCACGTTGAATCCTTTTTACCATCACACCTGAACATGGAAGATTTTCTTAAAGCGTGTCAAAGCCCGTTAAGAAAAAGCATCCGCGTCAATACTCTTAAGGTTTCTGTTGCCGATTTTAAACATAGAGCTGAGTCGAATGGCTGGACTCTGACATCAATCCCTTGGTGTAACGAAGGTTTTTGGATCGATGCTGATGAATCTCAAGTACCTTTAGGTAATAGTGCCGAACACTTAGCCGGATTATTCTATATTCAAGAAGCCAGTTCTATGCTGCCACCAGCCGCACTTTTTAACCAAACGCAGCATCACTTTGAAGCGGTTCTAGACATGGCGGCCGCCCCTGGCTCTAAAACCACACAGATTGCCGCCTGTATGAACAATGAAGGTATCTTGGTCGCCAACGAGTATGCTGCCAGTCGAGTCAAAGTGCTGCACGCCAACGTCGAACGATGTGGCGTGAAAAATGTCGCCATTAGTAATTATGATGCTCGCGTTTTCGGTGGTTGGCTTCCGGAACAGTTTGACGCTATCTTGCTCGATGCCCCCTGCTCCGGTGAAGGCACGGTTCGTAAGGATGTTGACGCCCTTAAAAACTGGTCAAAGGCATCCACCGAAGCGATCGCTGCAACACAAAAGGATCTGATCGAGAGTGCCTTTCACGCCCTTAAAATTGGCGGCGAACTGGTTTATTCCACCTGTGCTTTGAGTCCGGAAGAAAACCAACATGTCGCCCAGCACCTCCTTGACACTTTTGCGGGTGCCGTTGAAGCCTTACCTTTGAATCAACTGTTTAGTGATGCAGACAAAGCCTGTACAGAACAAGGGTTCTTGCATGTATTTCCGCAAATTTTTGATAGTGAAGGTTTTTTCATTGCTAAGTTTCGCAAACTGAGCTCAGTCCCTGCACCAAGCGTGAAAAAGCGTCTCGGAAAGTTTCCATTCGCAAAACTGTCTAATAAAGCCTCCGATGATATCGCCGCACAGCTGCAACAAACTTTGGGGCTGAGTCTGCCCGTCGAAAGTCAGTTATGGCAACGCGATAATGATATTTGGCTGTTCCCAACCGCACTTGAACCGATGTTGGGTGAATTCCGTTTCTCACGCATGGGCATTAAAATCGCAGAGCAACACAAAAAAGGCTACCGCTGGCAGCATCAAGTCGCCACGGCACTGGCAAGCAACCCAGATGCACTCGCTAGTGATCAGGTACCACAAAGTGTCGAACTAACGACCGCTGATGCTAGAGAATGGTTTATGGGTCGAGATGTCCGCCCAGAAATCATCCACTCAGAAACCACCCATCCACAAACAACAAATAGCGGTAAAGGTGAAGTACTCGTCAGCTATCGTGGCTTCATTATAGGCTTAGGTAAATGGGTCGGGAATCGAGTCAAAAATGGGCTGCCAAGAGAATTAGTACGAGATAAAAATCTATTTTAA